A stretch of Desulfitobacterium dichloroeliminans LMG P-21439 DNA encodes these proteins:
- a CDS encoding helix-turn-helix domain-containing protein, with the protein MADIGSAIRMIRKNQKLSLRDIAEKTELTISHLSQIERNLASPSLVTLEKVAHALGLPISSFFVNPKFTSEYIPEEAQRTILLNAGITLRFLINNSGQNNHLGAYIAEITELAEGITVHQGDKFILVLEGDMRFHVAQREFFLSKGDTLYFNGLIPHWISEKSEGTLKFFVATTPPEVF; encoded by the coding sequence TTGGCGGATATAGGCTCGGCAATCCGCATGATCCGCAAAAACCAAAAGCTCAGCTTGAGAGATATTGCGGAGAAAACTGAATTAACCATTAGTCATTTAAGCCAAATCGAACGCAATCTAGCCAGTCCTTCCTTGGTTACTTTAGAGAAGGTCGCCCATGCTTTAGGACTTCCCATCTCGAGCTTTTTTGTAAACCCCAAATTCACCTCAGAGTATATACCCGAAGAAGCCCAACGGACCATTTTATTAAATGCGGGCATAACCCTGCGCTTCCTTATCAACAATAGCGGTCAGAATAATCATCTCGGTGCCTATATTGCTGAGATCACCGAGCTTGCCGAGGGTATTACTGTTCACCAAGGGGATAAATTCATCTTAGTCCTCGAGGGTGACATGCGCTTTCATGTAGCACAGAGGGAATTTTTCCTTAGTAAAGGTGATACCCTTTATTTTAATGGCCTGATTCCCCATTGGATTAGCGAAAAATCTGAAGGGACTCTTAAATTCTTTGTGGCAACGACCCCACCTGAAGTTTTTTAA
- the sfsA gene encoding DNA/RNA nuclease SfsA: MHYKNIRAGKFISRPNRFIARVEINGKEEVCHVKNTGRCKELLLPGVEVYVQEADYEHRKTKFDLIGVRKGNRLINMDSQVPNKVFREWLEGREYFQDLRLIKPESKFQTSRFDFYLEAAQRKIFVEVKGVTLEEEGVVLFPDAPTERGVKHILELCQAIDAGYDAYIVFIIQMKDVKFFTPNAKTHQAFAEALIQAKNHGVKILALDCEVTEDSIEARDFVEVRL, encoded by the coding sequence ATGCATTATAAAAATATCAGAGCAGGGAAATTTATATCTCGCCCGAATCGCTTCATCGCGAGGGTAGAAATTAACGGCAAAGAAGAAGTCTGCCATGTTAAGAATACGGGACGCTGTAAAGAATTATTGCTTCCCGGAGTCGAAGTCTATGTACAGGAAGCTGACTATGAGCATCGGAAAACCAAGTTTGATCTTATCGGGGTCCGCAAGGGGAACAGGCTAATCAATATGGACAGCCAAGTACCAAATAAAGTTTTTCGGGAATGGTTAGAGGGGCGGGAATACTTCCAAGATCTCCGGCTTATCAAGCCTGAAAGCAAGTTCCAAACCTCCCGCTTTGATTTTTATCTGGAAGCAGCCCAAAGGAAGATCTTTGTCGAAGTGAAAGGGGTTACCTTAGAGGAAGAGGGAGTGGTTCTCTTTCCTGATGCTCCCACGGAACGGGGCGTTAAGCACATTCTTGAGTTATGTCAGGCTATCGATGCTGGGTATGATGCTTATATTGTGTTTATTATTCAGATGAAAGATGTCAAGTTCTTCACCCCAAATGCGAAGACCCATCAGGCCTTTGCCGAAGCCTTAATTCAGGCTAAGAACCATGGGGTTAAGATTCTGGCTCTGGACTGCGAGGTCACGGAAGATTCTATCGAGGCCAGAGATTTTGTTGAGGTAAGGCTGTAG
- a CDS encoding DegT/DnrJ/EryC1/StrS family aminotransferase yields the protein MDTEAEQRIYLSSPHMSGDEQDYIREAFATNWIAPLGPNVEAFERQVADYVGVQGAVALSSGTAALHLALKYLGVNRGDSVICSSLTFSASANPIIYEGGVPVFIDADPSNWNMSPQALARALEELKKTGKLPKAAIIVDLYGQSASMEPLLELLEHYQVPVIEDAAEALGATYQGKPCGSFGKFGVFSFNGNKIITTSGGGMLVSDNLKALDKVRFWATQARDKARHYQHSEIGYNYRLSNVLAGIGRGQMKVIDERVNTRRAIFDRYYAALNKVDGLDFMPEASYGRSNRWLTTLTLDPEKTGVTVNDVLIALEEHNIEARPVWKPLHLQPVFKDCPYYPHEIGKSVSDELFAKGICLPSGTNMTEAEQDRVIEIVSRLLK from the coding sequence ATGGACACAGAAGCAGAACAACGAATTTACCTTTCATCCCCTCATATGAGCGGTGATGAGCAAGACTATATCAGGGAAGCCTTTGCGACGAACTGGATTGCCCCTTTAGGCCCGAATGTGGAAGCCTTTGAGCGCCAGGTTGCTGACTATGTCGGTGTCCAAGGGGCTGTTGCCTTGAGTTCGGGGACAGCAGCTCTTCATTTAGCACTTAAATACTTAGGCGTAAACCGAGGCGATTCTGTCATCTGTTCATCCCTAACCTTTTCCGCCAGTGCTAACCCCATCATTTATGAAGGGGGAGTACCCGTTTTTATCGATGCTGACCCAAGCAACTGGAACATGTCCCCACAGGCCTTAGCCCGAGCCTTAGAAGAACTCAAAAAAACAGGAAAGCTACCCAAAGCGGCGATTATCGTCGATCTCTATGGACAAAGCGCCTCTATGGAGCCTCTGCTTGAGTTGCTCGAACACTACCAGGTTCCGGTAATTGAAGATGCCGCTGAGGCCCTCGGAGCCACCTATCAGGGTAAACCCTGCGGTTCCTTTGGCAAATTCGGAGTCTTTTCCTTTAACGGTAACAAAATCATCACCACCTCCGGTGGAGGGATGCTCGTTTCCGATAATCTGAAGGCTTTAGATAAAGTACGGTTCTGGGCAACACAAGCTCGAGACAAAGCGCGGCACTATCAACATAGCGAGATCGGCTACAACTATCGCTTGAGCAACGTCTTAGCCGGTATTGGTCGCGGTCAGATGAAAGTCATCGATGAGCGCGTCAATACCCGTCGTGCCATCTTTGACCGTTACTATGCCGCCCTTAACAAGGTGGACGGCTTAGACTTTATGCCTGAAGCAAGTTACGGTCGCAGCAACCGTTGGCTGACCACCCTAACTCTCGACCCTGAAAAAACCGGTGTCACGGTCAATGATGTACTTATTGCCTTGGAAGAACATAATATTGAAGCTCGCCCCGTGTGGAAACCACTCCATCTCCAGCCTGTCTTTAAAGATTGTCCTTATTATCCTCATGAAATCGGGAAAAGTGTCTCCGATGAGCTCTTTGCCAAGGGAATCTGTCTCCCTTCCGGGACGAATATGACCGAGGCGGAACAAGACCGAGTCATTGAGATTGTAAGCCGTCTTTTGAAGTGA
- a CDS encoding glycosyltransferase family 4 protein, whose protein sequence is MSFSLSLALTVILIPLVIRYRIIDKPNYRSIHTRETPKAGGIAILLGLLGGLFISGQGTALLALALLMVGATTLGLLDDLKNLSPNAKLIAQFALALLTTAGGYQFVLFGNLLDTAITVIWIVGLMNAFNLIDGMDGLAGGVAGIATLIFFALGVPSLETIALPLLGSILGFLIYNFRPAKIFMGDTGSMLLGYLLAVMGILVQRSAESPWVGGAVTLLILSYPLFDIALSIIRRKVNHRPIFAPDRSHSYNLLMDQMGMGYLSTVFTVYGVTACGGLLGFLTYTRQSLALAAISLIVVIATMITFVARYHLLAVSRYEKR, encoded by the coding sequence ATGAGTTTTAGCCTCAGCCTAGCTCTAACGGTGATACTTATCCCTTTGGTGATCCGTTACCGAATTATTGATAAGCCTAATTACCGTAGCATTCATACCCGTGAAACTCCTAAAGCCGGAGGGATAGCCATTCTCCTCGGCTTACTTGGAGGGCTTTTCATTAGTGGCCAAGGGACGGCCTTATTGGCTTTGGCCCTGTTGATGGTGGGAGCCACCACCTTAGGCTTACTGGATGACCTGAAAAATCTAAGTCCCAATGCTAAACTCATTGCTCAATTCGCCCTCGCTTTGCTGACTACAGCCGGTGGCTATCAATTCGTACTCTTTGGCAACCTGCTGGACACGGCAATCACCGTGATTTGGATCGTCGGGCTGATGAACGCCTTCAATCTCATCGATGGCATGGATGGCCTAGCCGGCGGGGTCGCTGGAATAGCAACGCTCATTTTCTTCGCTCTCGGGGTGCCTAGCTTAGAAACCATCGCACTTCCGCTCCTGGGTTCAATCCTTGGCTTTCTTATCTATAACTTTCGACCCGCCAAAATATTTATGGGAGATACGGGCAGTATGCTCCTCGGCTATCTCTTGGCGGTGATGGGCATCCTAGTCCAGCGAAGTGCAGAGTCACCCTGGGTTGGTGGGGCAGTGACCTTACTCATCCTCTCCTATCCTTTATTCGATATCGCCTTAAGCATTATCCGCCGCAAAGTCAACCACCGACCCATCTTTGCTCCCGATCGTAGCCACAGCTATAATTTGCTGATGGATCAAATGGGAATGGGTTATCTGTCCACCGTTTTCACCGTCTATGGAGTGACGGCTTGCGGAGGCTTGTTAGGGTTTCTAACCTATACGCGTCAATCCCTTGCTTTAGCGGCCATCTCACTTATCGTGGTCATCGCCACCATGATCACCTTCGTGGCTCGCTACCACCTTCTCGCTGTAAGTCGTTATGAAAAGCGCTAA
- a CDS encoding glycosyltransferase family 2 protein — MISDAQPLVSIVIPMRNEKAYIDRCIQTFVQQTYPLEQLEIIIVDGQSTDGSREIVEELGKLYPVKLLDNPTGFTPTGMNIGLQSAQGEIGVVFSAHATAHPDFIKNSVQALKTTNAAAVGGRLINRSSGEFAKLAGKVLGHPFGVGNSKFRYSDTPDYVDTVAYGAYRMDVLKETGLFDERLIRNQDIELNYRLRKLGHTLYFDPAIESYYAPRENFTRFVQQGYGNGYWNIITARLCAQSLSWRHFVPLVFVLALLGATLLAIFTSPWWLALVAGPYLLLDLLVSARLAGSLPEFFQLVFLFPSLHISYGLGSLISLVKQIFTGVDKP; from the coding sequence TTGATTAGTGACGCTCAGCCGCTCGTATCCATCGTGATTCCGATGCGCAATGAGAAAGCTTATATCGATCGTTGTATTCAAACCTTTGTCCAGCAAACTTACCCCCTCGAGCAACTGGAAATCATCATCGTCGACGGTCAATCCACAGATGGTTCCCGAGAGATTGTGGAAGAACTGGGCAAGCTCTATCCGGTTAAACTCTTAGATAATCCGACAGGGTTTACCCCTACCGGGATGAATATCGGCCTGCAGTCGGCCCAAGGAGAAATCGGGGTGGTCTTCAGTGCCCACGCTACGGCTCATCCGGACTTTATTAAGAACAGCGTCCAAGCCCTGAAGACGACGAACGCGGCCGCCGTGGGTGGCCGCCTCATCAATCGCTCCTCAGGGGAATTCGCCAAGCTTGCCGGTAAGGTTTTGGGGCATCCCTTTGGGGTCGGCAATTCCAAATTTCGCTATTCCGATACCCCGGATTATGTGGATACAGTCGCCTATGGCGCTTACCGGATGGATGTCTTAAAAGAGACCGGTCTTTTTGATGAGCGTCTGATTCGCAATCAGGATATCGAACTGAACTATCGCCTCCGTAAGTTAGGCCATACTCTGTATTTTGACCCAGCCATTGAATCCTATTATGCGCCGCGGGAAAACTTTACGCGCTTTGTGCAGCAGGGCTATGGCAATGGGTATTGGAATATCATCACCGCCAGATTATGCGCGCAATCCCTTTCCTGGCGCCATTTTGTGCCCTTAGTCTTTGTGCTGGCACTTCTGGGAGCGACACTCTTAGCCATCTTTACTAGTCCCTGGTGGCTAGCCCTCGTCGCGGGCCCTTATCTCCTCTTGGACCTTCTGGTCAGCGCACGCCTAGCCGGGAGTTTGCCGGAATTTTTCCAACTTGTCTTCCTTTTCCCCAGCTTACATATATCTTATGGTTTAGGATCATTGATATCCTTAGTTAAACAAATCTTTACTGGAGTTGACAAACCATGA
- a CDS encoding O-antigen ligase family protein, translating into MDWLLLALTIVVLIYLAGFRPQWLIILLLGAVALDISKTWYPDIPFIGSALGMITLARLTTYALIFSAFMHVLLNGDYRKRLGEIFTQPVTWAILLYFIVAVVSYKHSFDQSRTLVEGLRLLVYIALYFSVILFTRFRFNPLFPFHIVHLVGLGLAPLTFYERLSGHLIWQDVNALGDYLRVNATFVDPNIFARFLVLAIVANLILQYLANSAWQRRIYFASLFVLLGQLVVTMSRGGLLTLAVVMVFILIMLRSKRIALPVGITGAIGLGAVLLNPTMLERFLKIQQDLTSIGSERLYLIKVGVRMFQDNPLWGVGLGAFQTRFLTNYIDYKTVGDGVSLSHTSVITVMAELGWLGLISLSLLLLSLIYALHSLSQKVRHTFILGIGYFGWILTIFISAQMEARFFEDPVLWVSMAMLVSLVLNSKEEHFISNRSFRYLDTIR; encoded by the coding sequence ATGGATTGGTTATTGCTTGCCCTAACCATAGTTGTCCTCATCTATCTCGCGGGCTTTCGGCCCCAGTGGCTCATCATTTTGCTGCTCGGAGCAGTGGCTCTCGATATCTCCAAAACATGGTACCCTGATATTCCCTTCATCGGCAGTGCCCTCGGTATGATTACCTTGGCTCGGCTGACGACCTATGCTCTCATTTTCTCGGCCTTTATGCATGTGCTGTTGAATGGTGATTATCGCAAACGCCTTGGCGAAATCTTTACTCAGCCTGTGACCTGGGCTATTTTGCTTTACTTTATTGTTGCCGTGGTCAGTTATAAACATAGTTTTGATCAGTCAAGGACCCTTGTGGAAGGTCTCCGACTGTTAGTGTATATCGCTTTATACTTCTCGGTCATCTTATTTACTCGTTTTCGTTTTAACCCGTTGTTTCCATTTCATATCGTTCATCTCGTCGGCTTGGGGCTGGCTCCGCTCACCTTTTATGAGAGGCTGAGTGGCCATCTCATTTGGCAAGACGTCAATGCCTTGGGCGACTATCTACGCGTCAATGCCACCTTTGTTGATCCTAATATCTTCGCCCGCTTTCTCGTCTTGGCTATTGTTGCTAATCTTATTTTGCAATATCTGGCCAATTCAGCTTGGCAACGCCGCATTTATTTCGCAAGTTTATTTGTCTTGCTGGGGCAGCTCGTCGTTACCATGTCTCGGGGAGGCCTTCTCACCTTGGCTGTGGTGATGGTCTTCATCCTCATTATGCTCCGCAGCAAACGTATTGCGCTACCCGTAGGCATTACCGGCGCGATCGGCCTCGGAGCCGTTCTGCTCAATCCGACGATGCTAGAACGATTCTTAAAGATTCAACAAGACCTTACTTCCATCGGCTCCGAACGCCTTTATCTCATTAAAGTCGGAGTGCGCATGTTCCAAGATAATCCTCTTTGGGGGGTTGGGCTGGGAGCTTTTCAGACCCGATTTCTGACCAACTATATTGATTATAAGACTGTGGGGGATGGGGTAAGCCTATCGCACACTTCAGTGATAACCGTCATGGCCGAGCTGGGGTGGCTTGGTCTCATCAGTTTGAGCTTGCTGTTGCTAAGCCTCATCTATGCCCTCCATAGCCTAAGTCAGAAAGTTCGCCATACCTTTATCCTAGGTATCGGTTATTTCGGTTGGATTTTGACTATCTTTATCAGTGCTCAGATGGAAGCTCGCTTCTTTGAAGACCCCGTGCTCTGGGTGAGTATGGCTATGCTTGTTTCCTTGGTCCTTAACAGCAAGGAGGAGCATTTTATCTCCAACCGCAGCTTCCGTTATCTCGATACAATCCGCTAA
- a CDS encoding aminotransferase class V-fold PLP-dependent enzyme: MIYFDNAATTWPKPESVYEAVELCMRQKGANPSRSGHTMALLAGQIVFETRVQIAEFFNIADPLQVVFTSNATEALNLGLKGLLKPGDHVITSSLEHNAVTRPLEKLRSQGVEVTKLQASVQEGLHPQQVEAAIQENTKLIVLSHASNVLGVIQPISEIGKIAKERGVLMMVDSAQTAGTLSIDVQAMGIDLLVFAGHKGLLGPQGTGGLYLRGDLQLDSLKEGGTGANSEELFQPEESPERYESGTLNTPGIAGLGAGIEFIRREGIDKIREKENTLIRQLMLGLGKIPGVLLYGPGPTVERAPVLSLNLEGREPSEVSYLLDRLYGIASRPGLHCAPDAHRTLGTFKHGTVRLSLGYFNTTQEVEGCIQAIATICEQKN, encoded by the coding sequence ATGATTTATTTCGATAATGCTGCAACAACTTGGCCGAAGCCAGAATCTGTCTATGAAGCAGTGGAGCTCTGCATGCGTCAAAAAGGTGCTAATCCCAGTCGCTCCGGACACACCATGGCTTTGCTGGCCGGACAGATTGTTTTCGAAACACGAGTACAGATTGCCGAGTTTTTTAACATTGCGGATCCCCTGCAGGTAGTCTTTACCTCCAATGCCACGGAGGCCCTTAACCTCGGTTTAAAGGGCTTGCTCAAGCCCGGCGATCATGTCATAACAAGCTCTCTTGAACATAATGCGGTGACCCGACCGCTGGAAAAGCTTCGCTCTCAAGGGGTTGAAGTCACTAAGCTTCAGGCCTCAGTGCAAGAGGGACTGCATCCTCAGCAAGTGGAGGCGGCCATTCAGGAGAATACTAAACTGATTGTGCTTAGCCATGCCTCAAATGTACTCGGTGTGATTCAACCCATCTCGGAAATCGGCAAGATTGCAAAGGAAAGGGGGGTGCTAATGATGGTCGATTCTGCTCAGACCGCAGGCACCCTGTCGATTGATGTGCAAGCCATGGGTATCGACCTTTTAGTTTTTGCCGGGCATAAGGGGTTATTGGGTCCCCAAGGTACGGGAGGTCTATATCTGAGGGGGGATTTGCAATTGGACTCCTTGAAGGAAGGGGGAACAGGTGCGAACTCAGAGGAGCTCTTCCAACCCGAGGAGAGCCCAGAACGCTATGAAAGTGGGACCCTGAATACACCGGGAATAGCCGGCTTGGGGGCAGGAATAGAGTTTATCCGTCGAGAAGGGATAGATAAGATTCGTGAAAAGGAAAATACCCTTATTCGCCAGCTCATGCTTGGTTTAGGTAAGATTCCGGGTGTCCTCCTCTATGGTCCGGGGCCTACGGTAGAAAGGGCCCCCGTTCTGTCGCTGAACCTTGAAGGAAGAGAGCCTTCGGAGGTTTCCTATCTATTGGATCGGCTTTATGGCATCGCTTCCAGACCGGGACTGCACTGCGCTCCCGATGCCCACCGAACCCTGGGTACCTTTAAACACGGAACAGTGCGCTTGAGCTTAGGGTATTTTAATACGACCCAAGAGGTAGAAGGGTGTATCCAAGCTATTGCCACGATTTGCGAGCAAAAGAACTGA